The following proteins come from a genomic window of Candidatus Bathyarchaeum sp.:
- a CDS encoding NAD(P)/FAD-dependent oxidoreductase, whose protein sequence is MADKSIIIIGAGLGGLSAGCYGQMNGYVTKIFERQPNSGGVCVSWKRKGYVFDYAIHNLFGTAPGTSDYHMWKELKALEGLQTYSFKEFVQVENPDGKKFTVYTDLDKLQNHMNQLSSADKQKINEFVKTCRRFRGYDLFAAMTGGMGAKLRLLPVLRSVMKYSKITTEDFAKSFNDPFLQKAFATIQYDLTGVPVLIPMIFLAAMSKSDAGWPIGGSSALARNIEKHYLQLGGQIAFRSRVDKILVENNKAVGVQLEDGSKHFADLIVSAADGYATIFDMLDGKYVTDSIRTYYDSYPPTMPFGLEIYYGINQPFDDEPHALVVFQDEPITIEDREYDRLDVELFNFDPSFAVSGKTVVKVAVDSDYEYWQNLSADKDAYNMEKKRLAGQVAERLEKRFAGFKNSIEAVDVVTPVTVVHWTGGYRGFCLPWPAPEQISGDVSKNGVSKTLQGLENFYMAGQWSVGMNGLGTAAQSGRSLIKQLCKIDNKKFKTGL, encoded by the coding sequence ATGGCTGACAAGTCCATAATAATTATTGGAGCTGGCCTTGGGGGTTTATCCGCGGGCTGTTATGGTCAAATGAATGGTTATGTAACCAAAATTTTTGAGCGCCAACCTAACAGTGGTGGTGTTTGTGTTTCTTGGAAACGCAAAGGCTACGTTTTTGATTATGCGATTCACAACTTGTTTGGTACAGCTCCTGGCACTTCAGATTACCACATGTGGAAGGAACTAAAGGCCCTTGAGGGTCTACAAACTTACAGTTTCAAGGAATTTGTTCAAGTCGAAAACCCTGACGGAAAAAAGTTTACTGTCTACACGGACTTGGACAAGTTACAAAACCACATGAACCAGCTCTCCTCTGCAGACAAACAAAAAATTAACGAATTCGTCAAAACCTGTCGCCGCTTCAGGGGTTATGACCTGTTTGCGGCTATGACAGGGGGGATGGGGGCTAAGCTTAGATTGTTGCCTGTTTTGCGTTCCGTAATGAAATACAGCAAAATAACCACCGAAGATTTTGCCAAAAGTTTCAATGACCCATTTTTGCAAAAAGCCTTTGCAACAATACAGTATGACCTCACCGGAGTTCCCGTATTAATTCCCATGATTTTTTTGGCAGCCATGAGCAAAAGTGATGCAGGTTGGCCCATTGGGGGTTCGTCTGCTTTGGCGCGTAACATCGAAAAACACTATTTGCAGTTAGGGGGACAGATTGCTTTCCGTTCCCGTGTGGATAAAATTTTGGTTGAAAACAACAAGGCAGTTGGAGTTCAGTTAGAAGATGGCTCAAAACACTTTGCGGACCTAATTGTTTCCGCAGCGGACGGTTATGCCACAATCTTTGACATGCTAGACGGAAAATACGTCACCGATTCAATTCGAACGTATTATGATTCTTATCCTCCAACCATGCCTTTTGGTTTGGAAATCTATTATGGCATAAACCAACCTTTCGATGATGAGCCCCATGCTTTGGTGGTTTTTCAGGATGAACCAATTACTATTGAAGACAGAGAATACGACAGGTTAGACGTTGAACTTTTCAATTTTGACCCGTCCTTTGCTGTTTCAGGCAAAACTGTAGTTAAAGTGGCAGTAGACTCTGATTATGAGTACTGGCAAAACCTGTCAGCAGACAAAGATGCATACAACATGGAAAAAAAGCGTCTGGCAGGCCAAGTGGCAGAACGCTTAGAAAAACGGTTTGCTGGCTTCAAAAACAGCATCGAAGCCGTGGACGTGGTAACCCCTGTTACTGTAGTGCATTGGACTGGCGGTTATCGGGGTTTTTGTCTACCTTGGCCTGCTCCTGAGCAAATTTCTGGGGACGTCTCCAAAAATGGGGTAAGCAAAACCCTTCAGGGTCTAGAAAATTTCTATATGGCAGGTCAATGGTCTGTTGGCATGAACGGCCTAGGTACTGCTGCCCAGTCAGGACGTAGTCTAATAAAACAGCTCTGCAAAATAGACAACAAAAAATTCAAAACAGGCCTTTAA